A single region of the Silene latifolia isolate original U9 population chromosome 8, ASM4854445v1, whole genome shotgun sequence genome encodes:
- the LOC141594899 gene encoding uncharacterized protein LOC141594899, producing MTNSDSGQIIDPTKTSSPSFVHIEHPVHSISPISFNDNNYDDWSRSFQLALMAKGKLGYIDGTIVYVKPSPTSDTFASWQAANALVTMWIFNTIESSLRRQISLRPEAKLVWSDIKNRFCHINEARIYQLQAELLACRQGPTEPLMSYYGRMTAIWDALVEHDSLPSCSCNPYSCDWKKINTRRNKKRVRDFVMGLDDRFANTRSQIIGITHLLDLDLVYNTLLQDEDVRNLSQPRTESAPETMAFVARVSHGSRRSGGGGYDNKTDRGTSSAPSKYFCIACQKPGHSLKFCYQVTGKYPEWWGDRPRPRILLNPNDTNLSNAVFVPDDRGKTTTDRPKHQASAVTPKVNMASAQINVAGTTASTSRPPINPLDKLDLNTLFPQELEELSHLCHSRKSDTSLERLNGNISSSFWIIDTGASHHMSGCLDH from the coding sequence ATGACGAACTCTGATTCCGGTCAAATTATCGATCCCACAAAAACATCTTCTCCTTCATTCGTTCATATTGAACATCCTGTCCATAGCATTTCACCGATTTCATTTAATGACAATAATTATGACGACTGGTCAAGATCGTTTCAACTCGCACTCATGGCAAAAGGCAAACTCGGGTATATCGACGGAACCATTGTATATGTCAAACCATCTCCCACGTCTGACACCTTTGCGTCTTGGCAAGCGGCCAATGCTCTGGTGACGATGTGGATCTTCAATACCATTGAGTCAAGTTTACGGAGACAGATTTCACTCCGTCCCGAGGCAAAACTGGTATGGAGTGATATCAAGAACCGTTTTTGTCATATTAATGAAGCCCGTATATATCAATTACAGGCCGAATTGCTAGCTTGCCGACAAGGTCCAACGGAGCCGCTTATGTCCTACTATGGCCGGATGACTGCAATCTGGGATGCACTTGTGGAACACGACTCCTTACCGTCATGCTCGTGCAATCCCTACTCCTGCGATTGGAAAAAAATCAACACTCGCCGCAACAAGAAACGCGTACGCGATTTCGTAATGGGTCTTGATGACCGCTTTGCTAACACCCGCTCTCAAATCATCGGTATCACTCATCTCCTTGACTTAGACCTAGTTTATAATACATTGTTACAGGATGAGGATGTTCGCAATTTATCTCAACCTAGAACAGAGTCTGCACCCGAGACCATGGCATTCGTTGCCCGTGTCAGCCATGGTTCTCGACGGTCAGGGGGAGGGGGATATGATAACAAGACTGACCGTGGCACCTCCTCTGCTCCTTCAAAATACTTTTGTATTGCGTGTCAAAAACCGGGTCACAGCCTTAAATTTTGTTACCAAGTTACTGGGAAATATCCCGAATGGTGGGGAGATCGCCCTCGTCCCCGCATTCTCCTCAACCCCAACGATACGAACTTAAGTAACGCTGTTTTTGTACCTGACGATCGTGGTAAAACCACGACTGATCGTCCCAAACACCAAGCCTCAGCTGTAACCCCAAAGGTAAACATGGCATCCGCTCAAATTAATGTTGCAGGTACCACGGCATCGACTTCCCGTCCTCCTATCAATCCTCTTGATAAACTTGATCTTAATACCCTGTTTCCTCAAGAATTAGAGGAGTTAAGTCACTTATGTCATTCACGAAAATCCGACACATCCTTGGAACGTCTCAATGGTAATATTTCTTCCTCGTTTTGGATTATCGACACAGGTGCATCGCACCATATGTCGGGTTGTCTTGACCATTGA